From the genome of Chlorocebus sabaeus isolate Y175 chromosome 21, mChlSab1.0.hap1, whole genome shotgun sequence:
GCTTGCTGCCCCAGGGCGTCATTGCTGCAGGCCCTGGAGTGGGTGGGCTGTACAGGCAAAGGGACTTGATCAGGGGAGTGTCAGTGACAACAGTGACGAAGACAGAGTGCCCCTCCTTAGTGCAGCACTTGGTGAACAGGAAGGACTTTCAAGCACGTCTTGCCGAGGGCCCTCTGAACTGGATGGCATCATCATGATTTTACAGGGTGAAATGACTTTCCCAACTAGAGTGACCAACTCACCCCAGTTtgcctggacttcctgggtttTAGCACGGAACGTCTCGCATGCTGGGAATCCTCTCAGTCCCGGCTCACGGGTCACAGACTATTTAGTGGTAAGCTGGGCCTTGAACTTCAGACCTTTTCACTCTAGCACCTCCGCCTCTTCAGGTACTTGGAACTGTTCACTGAGGGCTGCCTGGGAGCCCCTTTGGGTGCTAACCCCCTTTTGTAAAGCTTGTAATCACATTTTCAACCCTTACCACGTCCCTAGGAGAAGAAAGTCTTGCCATTTGCATTTAATGGAAGAGGACCCGAGGCTTGTAATCAACGGATAACTCACTCATGCAGCCAGGAGAGGCAAGGTTTGAGCTCAGCCCTGACTCCAAAGCTCTGGCTTGAATGCACGTGGCCTTCACTGCTCTGACTGCAGGAGGGAGGCGGAGGACGGCAGCTCAGGGACGCTCCTGCCCTGAACCAATCCAGGGCAACGGGGAAGTGAATGGAAAACCAGTACCTGCTGTCGTCACCACGTCCCCACGTCACGTGTCCTGCATTGGCCCCTGTCCTAGGAGTAGGTCTGAATGAACCTGAACATCTTCATCAATTCCGGTGCTCAAGTCTCTCCTCAGAGGCATGAAACAGGCTACCCAGAGCTGGCCATGACCTCTGGGGGACTCAACAGCCCCCAGCACCCCAGCTTCAGCCCCCTGGCATCCAGGTCACACCCCTCACCAAGATGTTGTGCAGCTGAATGTGCCAGGCTGGGGGACAGATGCCCCTTCTCACTTGACTTGCTCCTTCATTCTTGGTCTGCATTCAGCGCCCGCGAATTTGCCTGGTGAGGCCTTCTCCATGGAGTCGGGTGCTCAGCACCTGCCTGCTGCACCCACGTACTCTATTCCCTGCCCTCTTTGGagataagaaggaaataaatccaCTTCTTATGAAATTGCCAAAGCCTGGGCACTCACTAATGGTTTACTTTTTGGCTGAAGGACATTTTTCCCAGCCCCACCTTCAACAGAGGAGATGTCCTGGGGCCTGGCAGCCAGACACAGACAAGCTCTGTGTGGTGCAAAGAGTGCTGGCCTCAGCCTGGGCCTCACTCAGCTTGATCTCAACTTCTCCCTAAGCAACTACAAGGGAAGCCAAGGTCGGAACGCCCTTCCCCAGGTCTGCTCACTCGTAGCAACTGTGTTTGGAGGACAACGCCCCCCATTATTTGCCCTCGCAGCTGTTCCAGCACAGAAGGGGGTTTACCAGCACCTACTGCTCAATAAATGGAAAGTTTTCATTCTACCTTCCACTGCCTTCTGAGAGGTAGAGGAGGAGGAGCGGCCTTGGGAAGCCAAAACTTCTACGGACACTTAAGACACAGCCAAGGGGTGAGGAGGGTCTTGATACCAAGGCAGACAGAGCAGAGTGCACAGGGCAAGGTCTGAGAGACTCCAGCTGGGCCAAGAGGGGTGCTGGCCATGAGGATAACCCTCAGAAAGGACAGATTCCAAGATGGAGCTCTTGACACATTCCAAGACCAGCCTCTCTAGATGAGAGTCGCCCAGGGCCCTGAGACCTGAGTGGCATCCTGTGTCCTGGGACATGGCCGGGCTCTTCTAAATGGTTTCCCCAAGAGAGGGGCGCTGGCCCTGGACTCTCCTCCAGCTGGTTTTGTTGGAGCCCCCTCAAAATGGGATCATAAGCAGAGAGGTCTAAAAACCATCTGTGGCCTCTGAATAGAGCGTTTTGGATTGCTGAAGCCTTTCCTCTCCCATAAAGCTTTCTCCAGagaggccagaagacagtggCATTTAGCCCTGCCTCACCGGAAGGGATACTGCTGTTAGGGAGGTGGTAggggtgatggaggtgatggtggtggtagaggtggtGAATGTGGTGAGATGGTAGaaatggtggtggaggtggtgggggaggtgatggaggtggaggaggtagtggggatgggggaggcaatggaggtagtggtgatggaggtggagaaGGTGGTGATGGAGTTGAAGAAGATGGTGGTAGTgctggagtggaattgctggaggtggtggaggtggtgcaGGTGGTagaggtgggggaggtggtgatggtggtggaggtggtggtggtgcagATAGTGGAGGTGATGAAGGTGATTGTGGTTTTGGTGGAGATCAGGAAGCTGATggagctggtggtggtggtggtggtggagatggaGGTGGTAGCAGTGGTGGAGGGGTTGGAAGTGTTGGTGCTGGAGGTGCTGGAGGTGGTAGAGTGGTattggtggggatgggggaggtgaTGGAGACAGAGGTGGTGGTAAAGGTGGTGAACGTGGTGAAGGTCGTGGAGGTGGTGATTGTGGTGGAGGTGGTGACAGTGGTGGAGGTGGTCTTGGTTGTGTTGGAATTGGGGAGCTGATGGAGCTGGTGGTGATGGAAGTGCTGGAGATCATGGAGGTTGTGAAAGTGGAGGAAGTGATGGAGGTGGTGTAGGTGGTGGTGGATATGGTGgaggtggtaatggtgatggagTTGGTGGAAGTGGTGGAGGTTatggaggtggtggaggtagtggttgtggaggtggaggtggtgatgaCAGTGAATGTGGTGGAGGTAAGGGTGGAGGTGATAGAGGTGGTCATGGTTGGACCAtgtggtggaggtggcagaggtgATAGAGGTGGTCATGGTTGTGATGGCAATGGGGGAGGTGTTGGAGCTGGTGGGGATGGTGTTGGAAGggctggaggtggtgatggtggtggaggtaaTGGAAGTGGTAGTGTTGGATTTGCTGGAGATAGTAGAGTAGTTTTGGTGGGGATCCTGGAGGTGATggagctggtggtggtggtggtggaagtgGTGAAGGTGAtgaaaatgataaaggtgatggaggtggtgatgttggtggaggtggtggtggtggaggtattGTTGGTGATCGAGGTGGTGAtgttggtggaggtggtggtgatagATGTATTGTTGGCGATGGAGGCAGTGGTGTTGGTGGGAGTGGAGGTTGTGGAGGTGGTTGTGGTGGAGATGGAGGAGGCAATGAagttggtggtggtggaggtactAGAGGTCATGGACGTGGTGAAGGTGGTGACAGTGTGAAGATGGTggaagtggtgatggtggtggaggtgatggaggcTGTGGAGTTGGTAGAGGGAGTGGTGGAGGAGGTGATGAtgttggtggaggtggtggaggtgaggTGGTGcaggtggtggaggtgatggaggtcATGATCGGAGGTGATGAAACTCATTGTTGTTGTGGTGATGTGGGAGGTGatggagctgggggtggtggaAGTGCTGGAGGTGGTAATGGTCATGCAAGTGCTGGAGGTGATGGAAGTGGTGGGGCTGTGGGTGCTGCAGGTGGTGGAGGTAATTTTGCTGGAGATTAGGAAGGTGATAGAGGGGGTGGTAGTGGgtgtggtggaggtggtgatggaggtAAAAGTGGTGAcactggtggaggtggtggattTGATGGATgtgatggaggtggtgagggTGGTAgaggtaatggtggtggtgatggtggctgtGGTGGGAATGGGAAAGGCAATGCAcctggtggtgttggtggtggtggaggtattGGAGGTGTGCAGGTGGTGTGGGTGGTGTTGGAGATAAATATAGTAGAGGTACTGCAGGTGGTAAAGGTCATGGAGGTGATGATGTTGGTGGAGGCgatggaggtggtggaggtagtggtggtagtggtagagGTGGCAATAGAGGTGGTAAAGGTCATGGAGGTGATGATGttggtggaggtgatggaggtgatggaggtAGTAGTGGTAGTGGCAGAGGTGGTAATGGTGGGGTAGTGGTGGAGGTAGTAGAggtgtggaggtggtggtggtggtggtggtggtggtggtgaggtggtgatggtggtgaaaGTGgtaaaggtggtggtggtggaggtggtgatggtggtggaagTGGTGGAGATGATGGAAGCAGTAGAGGTGATGGAGGTGGGTTGGTGGTGGAtgtggtgatgttggtgatgatAGAGGTGATGGTGAAGGGGATGGGGGTAGGGGGGCAGAGATGGGGTGGTGATGAAGGTAGTGGTGGACGAGGTGGTGGAGGTGCTGGGTGGTGGTAGAGGTGATAGAGGAGGttatggtggtggaggtgatggaggtggaggtggtggctgttgtggggtggggtgatGGAAGTGATAGAGTTGGTTGTGAtggctgtggtggtggaggtagtggtggtgAAAGTGGTGacggtggtggtggaggtggaggtggtggtgactactgtggtggtgggggtgatggAGGTGATCgaggtggttgtggtggtggaggtggtgaaggtggtggtggaGATGGAGATGATGGCTGTTGTGGTGGAGTTGATGGAGGTAACAgaggtggttgtggtggtggaggtggtgaagttggtggtggaggtggtgcaggtggtggtggttgtggtggagTTGATGGAAGTGGTAGAGGTGGTTGTGGTTGTGAAGGTGATGGcagaggtggtggaggtggaggtggcggctgctgtggtggtgggggtgatggAGGTGATAGAGGTGGTtttggtggtggaggtggaggtggtgaaGATGATGTTGGAGGTGGTGGCTGTTGCGGTGGGTGGAGTTGATGGAGGTGGCAGAGTTGgttgtggtggtggaggtgtgaaGGTGGTGGTGGG
Proteins encoded in this window:
- the LOC140709731 gene encoding uncharacterized protein isoform X1, with the translated sequence MVEVVMVMELVEVVEVMEVVEVVVVEVEVVMTVNVVEVRVEVIEVVMVGPCGGGGRGDRGGHGCDGNGGGVGAGGDGVGRAGGGDGGGGNGSGSVGFAGDSRVVLVGILEVMELVVVVVEVVKVMKMIKVMEVVMLVEVVVVEVLLVIEVVMLVEVVVIDVLLAMEAVVLVGVEVVEVVVVEMEEAMKLVVVEVLEVMDVVKVVTV
- the LOC140709731 gene encoding uncharacterized protein isoform X2, translated to MEVIELVVMAVVVEVVVVKVVTVVVEVEVVVTTVVVGVMEVIEVVVVVEVVKVVVEMEMMAVVVELMEVTEVVVVVEVVKLVVEVVQVVVVVVELMEVVEVVVVVKVMAEVVEVEVAAAVVVGVMEVIEVVLVVEVEVVKMMLEVVAVAVGGVDGGGRVGCGGGGVKVVVGMM